The genomic segment AGCACTtcttaaggaaggaaaaaaaacaggttgtTTGATCATCTTGAAAAATCAGTGTCTGAAATGCATTTCAGGAAGACACTAAtcttagcctttttttttcccctccttgctGCAGGGCTGGTACATTGTGACATATGCCTTGGGAATCTACCATCTAAATCTCTTCATAGCTTTCTTGTCGCCAAAGGTAGACCCCTCTTTAATGGAAGATTCAGGTATGACGAATAATTCATTTTGTGATAACTTTTAACTTAGTCAAACTTCCGGTCTGATACAATAGTATAAAGATGGGCAATTTTAGCATGAGGCTGCATTTTTAGACTTGCAGAAAATCTCTGCAACTTGACATCAGGAGTTACTGTAAAATTCGCATCTCTTTCCTTCAGGACTTGAATGTATTCCATGTTGTATTAGTTTTCTATGTTTTGAAGGAAGGTTTGTGTGACTTCAGTTCTCCCCAGAACAACACAAGTGACCTGGCACTCATTTCTGTTACCTATTTTGCCTTGGGAAATCAATGTTAAGTTACATTAAAACAGCCACTGTAACTGGAATCTATGTGTAACAGTGAAagttttgtgtgggtttttttttaaagataaaaaataaaatttggagtCCAAATAGTGTGGAAATTAGTCTGAAGGGGGTTTGtcgtttttgtttttttgctgtttttttcagatgatggTCCTTCCTTGCCTACGAGGCAAAACGAAGAATTTCGGCCTTTCATTAGAAGGCTTCCAGAGTTTAAATTCTGGTGAGTTGATCTGTCTGCCTCTGCtccatttttgaaaaatataaatatctgCATCAAATTAGTGGTAGCTGGTGTTGAAGGATTAATTGTTAATATTGTTTTTAAGGCACTCTGCCACTAAAGGAATCCTGGTTGCTATGGCATGTACGTTCTTCGAGGCTTTCAACGTTCCTGTTTTTTGGCCAATCCTTGTGATGTACTTCATTATGCTATTTTGTATCACTATGAAGAGGCAAATCAAGGTAACTTGGCAAGAACAGACAGTAGCATTTGTGATGTCAGAACTTAGTATTGATCCAAACTGTCCCTCCAGTTGAGCACTTCAGAGGTATTAAATGTATCACACACACCTCTTCACTAGAGGCACTTCAATAACTGACACCTGAACATTAGTTCAACATTAGTTCAAGTGTTGCATGTTTGCAACTTTGAGCAAATATTGACAAtgggaaacaaaaatacttGGTAAAAGAGGTCTCCGTACATTAAGCCACAAAACTTTATCCttgctttcaaaatttcttAGAATTcaatatggttttttttttatacaggaTGAATTTATAATTTCTCATCCACTCCCTTTCTTCATTTCACTGTGGCTGTTTTTAATTAAGAGGTCTTGTAGGATCTCTGGTGGGTGAAAAGGGAAGTTCTGACCAGTTGatgagagaaggggaagaagagcaTAGGCAAGTCATTcaggctgtttttaaaaaattacttccgGTTTGTTGGCACTTTGAAAGGAGAACCAATATGTTTCCAGACATTCAGAATTTTGGATAGGTACTGTTATTCAAAGTTGTAAATGAAAGATAAAGGGTAGTAAAGAATTAACACCTGTATGGTCTTTCCAGTTCCCTGTGATTCCCCCAGTCAGTAATCTTCACCATACGGTATAAGTTGTCAGGTGTACCCAGATTTGAGATTTATACGGTTGGGCTCGTACCCCTGTTTTGACGTGAACTGGTGTATGATTGGCTATTCCATTACCTTTACAATACTGAAGAACTGTCTTTCTAGAGGACTTTGTAATTTACAGTGTATATTATAAAACAGTTTTGTAAATAGTAGGGAAGTTTCTTGCCTCAAAAATTGatctttttctcttcacagcACATGATAAAGTACAGATATATACCCTTCACACATGGCAAGAGGAAATACAAAGGGAAAGAAGACGTGGGAAAGACCTTTGCTAGCTAGAAGATGCAATCGACCTGTTGACCAATTCTACTTCTAACTAAAGGAACGATTTTGAGCCATTGTAacaatgccttttttcttcataaaaaatgATTAACAGAGTGGTGACAAAGCAGTTGAATTTTATTTGAAGAGGATCTTGctatttttatctgaaatatCAGTTTCTTGAAGAAACTGGCATTCTAACCAAATTGCATTGAGTTTATTATCTCTTGTAAGAAGTTGGAGAAACTTTGGATAATCCCATGGATTTGGGATAATGCATTTCTTTCAAGATCCATTGCACTGGAGGGATTAATGGCTTAAGAGTTGGGTCTCTTTACGTACTTCTGCACAATATCACCCTGAAGTGCTGTGCACGTATGTGGAGGAAAAATGTAAGATGGCAGCACACACAATGATGCCGTTTTCTGCTTCATGGCCATGTGctattttcataaaaaaagaCAATAGACCTAAATAGATGCAGGACTCAAGCCACTTTCTTAAATGCACGGTATAACTGAGTTATAATCAAACAAATACAGGTAGGAATAAGAAATCTACTAAATTATGGGGTTTGCCATAGGGAAAAACTACTCACATAGCTTCTGAGGTAACTCATTTGTGTGGGGTTTTAATGCCAGTTTCACCGTTACATCTCCTAGCAGATGCTAAACTTGGGTTCTTTCATGATGACTCAAAACTTTATTCAAATTCTATCACAATTTCCTTTGAGAACCTggaattataaatatatattttaattgttatcAGTTGGAGTTTCTTTCGTACCTAATTTCTTGATTAATTTAAGCTGACTTCATGCAGCCCCTTCAGAATATACCCAAACTGGCCACAGCAGACAAACGGTGTGGGTTTTagcacagcttttcattttctatggggaaaaaaaaagagataaaagacCTGCATGTAAACTTTTTCATGTGATACAACTGCAGTTTTATTAAGTGACTTTTTAATTCCAAAATTTATTAAAAGACAGTGTCCCCCTTTACTTGTTCTCTAACTTTATATACATGCATTGATCTAACAGTATTTATAGCTCCTTTTCAGTAGTGGTTACTCTCAATTTATGTTCATGCAATGCCTTTTTCAACTCTTCAGGGAGCATTCACTTGCAGAAAGTAGGAAAAGATTAGCTCTTTGAAGATTCTGAATGGAGAATAGTGGCAACTTCAGCAGACACCTGATTGGAAAATGTATGTAGGAACCCTTTCATCTGATTTTGTCAAATGAAGTCATTGTGGAGCTCTGGAGTTCAGCCTTCAGTAATCCTGGGAAAATGACAGGTAGTTTTAGTTCACATTGACCtgctggtttggtttgtttgcgtgtgtttgttttattagcAGTGTGGAAACTAGTAATGTCAAAATTTAATATTACGGAAACGCAGTATCCAGAAAGGGCCTTGTAGAAGTACCAGTCATGGATGCTTGCAGCTCACCGCCTAAAAATCTGAAAGCCCCAACTTGGAGAAGCTGTCTTCAGGTTTGCTGGAGTTTCTGAATAATATGGGCAAATCAGGGAGAAAAACATGATGTTTATTAATGTTAAAATTGGCAACTGGGATGACTCCTACTGAACAACAGACTGTTAACAACATCCATTGCAAATTAGACATTTTTGCTGCCACTTAATTTCAGACTTCAGTGGCAGTTTGAGATTAATGTCTTCTCATTCTTAGGTAGGTGTCAATGCTCCACGGCCAGCGGGATTCACGGTTCTCAGATATGGATTGTAGCTGATGTTGGGACAACGGTCTAGTTCCCTAGCTGAGCCTCAGCATGCAACAACCAGACAAGTTTGGCATTTTGTTAAACTTTGCTCTATTTTTATTGCTTACAagtgctaaaaataaattacccTTACAGAATGCCTGAAAAACTTGGCTTGAGAATATCACAGATAATTCCCAGTTGTTGACTGGTTTCTATTTGTTTATGTGCAACTAAATGTTGCCCCTATTTTCCTAGTAAGGAGACCAGGCAGTGACTTCCTTAGCTacttgtgttttgctttgtgacatggatcatttttcttccactgttgCCTTGACAGTGTTGAATAGGTGAGGGATGCCTGAAAGTTTTCCGGTGTAAGAAAGAGGTGGTATTGCAGTTCTGAAAATCACTTTTGTACAGTAATGATGAAGTGTTTGCATAGTCACCAGCAactgtttcttcttccatttatAGATATGATGAAAAGTTAAACTGATCTTATTGTAGATTTTATGATAACACTTGGAGATTTCATTGTTAACTAGGTAACCAGGACCTCTGCAGTACAAACAACCATCTTAGAAGAAGTGCTCTTACTGTAGCACGCCTGCCCCTGCCACCCCAAGTCCATGTTCAGTGCCATTGGTGACAGGTTTATTGAAACTGTAACTCATGATCCACAGAGTGGATCATCTggctttttctccccatctGTACTTAAAGAATACAAATAAATTCATCTTGTACATTTTCTATCATGCAAGAATGACAAGATGCATTAACAAcaatcttccttttccctcctgctcCAAATACTTGTATAGTAGTAACTTATAGGATAAACCTTGACGAGGTGGTGCTGCTGAATCCCTCCTCCTTTATACTCTAAAATACTGGCTTAGCTGAAATGGGCCCTGTTGCCATGAAGAGGGGAGAGGGTCTTTTGGCTGGTCAGCTTCTTCCCTGTGTTACACTGTCAAAAACATCACACAGACAAGACTTAAACGGTGTTAAAAACTAAGACTTTATAGTTGAGCTTAGTTTCTATCGGTATACATACTAGGGCTCTTTTGAAGCAGTGCTTGTGATGTTGCTGTAGCCTGAATATCTAGAATGCTTGGTGAAAAGCCTTGATATCTAATAGTGATAGAAAAGCTTTGAGTTCAGAAGTTCCTTGATCAGCGTGCAGAGTAGTCTGCATTACTCTGGGTTTGCATTTGTTGCTTCTGTTGATCCAAGGGAAACTCAGTTTGTCAAACCAAGGAAACCTGCTTTGTTGTTAATGTTATGAAAACAGTGGTACATGACATACATTTATCATCAGGACTTGAACTACAGTTAAACTAAGGGCTTGTGTACCTCTTTTGTCCTTTTCCCCTGAAGTCTGCAGTATGGCCTTGTTATTATGTTACAGGAGAAAGGGAGTCTGACAAATCATAGGGTTTTACTAATACCTTAAGCACGCTATGAAAGGTTGGAAGACTCATTAGCCACGCTTACATTTAGAGAATGAGAATCtgatttaaatgtttcattgtCCAAAGGGAAGAGAACTATTGCGTTTGTGTTAAGTGCTTTTTAGAatgacatatttttaatatgctcAAGAACCATGTTAGAGGAAACAGAGGGTAGAGGCAGAAATAGATTTATTGTGTAGAACAGGAATGAAGTGCCACCTTGCACGGGCAGTTACCAGTTTCATAATGAAATCTTTGTCTTGGACTAACTCAAGCTGTAGGACAACTTTATAGAGGGTGTAGGAGCTGAGGCCcttgtgaaacagaagagatgtTTCCTTTAGAGTTGATAGTGACGCAGGTAGATCAGTTTCTGTGGATTAAACTTCTCTCTGCACAGTGGACATTCTgtctacaaaaagaaaataaattagataGACGTACTGAATTGCTGTATTAAAGTTTAATAAAATCCAAATATAACTATTTAGCTACTTCTAGAAAATAATCAGAATCCATAATTAAACAATTTTTCAGTCCAGTTTGTCATGCAAGCTTAACCATGTAAAACATTCTAAGTCACCCTAATTTAAAGAGCAACTTGAGGTGACGCAGGCGCTTACAAAATGGCCTTAAAAACATGGTCATTGTACGCAGAGTACAGCACCTTTGCCTGGAAGTAACTTGTTCATCTTGGGTAAATGTGACCTCTTGGATTTTCACCTTGAAGGATGAAAGCCTGTCTAGCAAAATCACTCAAACGGTCACTGACATTCTACTCACGTATTATGTTACTCTTGAATATTGCTAAATAATGGTCCAGTATACTAATTTCAGAGGTAActtgtggtttgttttcctttttcatactAAAAATAAgttcctttatttttacttgcagCTGAACTAGAACCAGCAGACTGATCgtctttttattgctgtttacAGAAGATATCTAGTATTGCGTTATGCGTGTTTTTACTCAAGTGTATTACAGGTCAATTCCATTGCAGAGTTTGTTTGCCTTGGGATTGCGGGCAGTTTCTCTCAGCAGCTTTGTCCTGAGTTTATCGTAAGCAGTTTCCCAACAAGGGCCATGCTTTTACCTGCTATTTAACAAGCATTTCCTGAAGCAGTAAGCCAAAACAAACTGGATGGATTCTTAACAGTTCTTTTGGTGtttgggttgcttttttttaaatctagatGGCAATGCTCATTCTTCAGTTAATTTTGGTAACAGGTAGAACTAGAAAAAACTACAGTTAGAGCCAGTATGAGGATTAAAGATACTGACTGTGTGTTACAAGGTACTCTTAGTTCTCTAAATCACAGCTCTtaagtttttgtatttttgtgtggTAAATCCAGTAGGACATCAAAGGATTTACTAGGTCAGCCCATTCCCGAAGACTGAAAGTTAATAAAATGGTAAGAGTTGTTGTCAGTGTTAATTAAAAACAGGCTTAAGACTctatctgaaacaaaaaatcctgTGCCATGGATGTTGAACTGTTCTCAGAGTAGTAAATTGGTCACCAGGCCTT from the Phalacrocorax aristotelis chromosome 19, bGulAri2.1, whole genome shotgun sequence genome contains:
- the RER1 gene encoding protein RER1 isoform X1; amino-acid sequence: MDWILPCLSTMSEGDSIGESVHGKPSVVYRFFSRLGQIYQSWLDKSTPYTAVRWIVTLGLSFIYMIRVYLLQGWYIVTYALGIYHLNLFIAFLSPKVDPSLMEDSDDGPSLPTRQNEEFRPFIRRLPEFKFWHSATKGILVAMACTFFEAFNVPVFWPILVMYFIMLFCITMKRQIKHMIKYRYIPFTHGKRKYKGKEDVGKTFAS
- the RER1 gene encoding protein RER1 isoform X2; the encoded protein is MSEGDSIGESVHGKPSVVYRFFSRLGQIYQSWLDKSTPYTAVRWIVTLGLSFIYMIRVYLLQGWYIVTYALGIYHLNLFIAFLSPKVDPSLMEDSDDGPSLPTRQNEEFRPFIRRLPEFKFWHSATKGILVAMACTFFEAFNVPVFWPILVMYFIMLFCITMKRQIKHMIKYRYIPFTHGKRKYKGKEDVGKTFAS